The following are encoded in a window of Alphaproteobacteria bacterium LSUCC0719 genomic DNA:
- a CDS encoding sulfatase, producing the protein MKIVFVLLDSLNRTAMEPYGAKTIHTPNFSRFQQRAVTFDNHYVGSLPCMPARRDIHTGRSHFLHRSWGPLEPFDDSFPEIMKQNGVYTHLVTDHHHYFADGGATYHQRYSSWELVRGQAIDRWKAEVAPDHDKLKSAFHPMQQHRTNYMINRNFMVDEADYCSPQLFALADEFLQQNHQSDNWLLQLECFDPHEPFHAPPRFRDRYKTSYDGPILDWPIYDRVKETPEEIAELRANYAALVTMTDEYFGKLLDIFDKYDLWADTALVLTTDHGFLLGEHDWWAKNRMPVYDEIAHIPLMIYHPDFAKEGGSRRQALTQTTDLMPTFLDMAGLAIPDDVTGHSLIPLLRGDDGKRDSVIFGYFGAAVNVCDGRYSYFRYPTLPEADSLHEYTLMPTRMTERFSIGDLVGATLHPSFSFTKGAPVLKLDPKTGHDGKPVEVQGMEFEDMQSALYDLDTDPGQTTPLDDPKITARLCQQIITNMAMLDAPQEAYHRFGLQPPGDEQG; encoded by the coding sequence ATGAAGATCGTTTTTGTCCTTCTGGACTCGCTCAACCGGACTGCAATGGAGCCCTACGGCGCGAAGACGATCCATACGCCAAACTTCTCGCGGTTCCAACAGCGTGCTGTCACCTTTGACAATCACTATGTCGGCAGCCTTCCCTGTATGCCGGCACGCCGCGACATTCACACCGGTCGCAGCCATTTTTTGCATCGCAGCTGGGGCCCACTGGAGCCGTTTGATGACTCCTTCCCGGAAATTATGAAGCAGAACGGTGTCTACACACACCTTGTTACCGACCATCATCATTACTTCGCTGATGGTGGGGCGACCTATCACCAGCGCTATTCCTCTTGGGAGCTTGTCAGGGGACAGGCCATTGATCGCTGGAAAGCGGAGGTTGCGCCCGACCATGACAAGCTAAAGTCAGCCTTTCATCCAATGCAGCAGCACCGCACCAATTACATGATCAACAGGAACTTCATGGTGGATGAGGCTGACTATTGTTCACCGCAGCTTTTTGCGCTCGCGGACGAGTTTCTTCAACAAAATCACCAGTCTGATAACTGGCTTCTGCAGCTTGAATGTTTTGACCCGCATGAGCCGTTCCATGCGCCGCCCCGGTTCCGTGACAGATACAAAACCTCCTATGATGGGCCGATCCTCGACTGGCCGATCTATGACCGGGTAAAGGAAACGCCCGAGGAAATAGCCGAGTTGAGGGCGAATTATGCCGCCCTTGTCACCATGACAGATGAATATTTCGGCAAGCTTCTGGATATCTTCGACAAATATGATCTGTGGGCCGATACCGCTCTTGTGCTGACCACCGATCATGGATTCCTGCTTGGCGAGCATGACTGGTGGGCGAAGAACCGGATGCCGGTCTATGACGAGATCGCGCACATCCCGCTCATGATCTATCACCCCGACTTTGCCAAAGAGGGCGGAAGCCGGCGGCAGGCGCTGACCCAGACAACCGACCTGATGCCGACATTCCTCGACATGGCCGGTTTGGCGATCCCTGATGATGTCACCGGTCATTCCCTGATCCCGCTGCTGCGAGGCGATGACGGCAAGCGTGACAGTGTAATCTTCGGCTATTTCGGGGCAGCCGTGAATGTGTGCGACGGACGATACAGCTATTTTCGCTACCCCACGCTGCCCGAGGCCGACTCGCTGCATGAATATACCCTGATGCCAACACGCATGACCGAACGCTTTTCCATTGGCGATCTGGTCGGCGCCACCTTGCATCCGTCCTTTTCCTTTACCAAGGGTGCGCCGGTGCTGAAGCTGGATCCAAAAACAGGTCATGATGGCAAACCGGTCGAAGTTCAGGGCATGGAGTTTGAGGACATGCAGTCGGCCTTATACGATCTGGACACCGACCCCGGACAGACAACACCGCTGGATGACCCCAAAATTACAGCCCGTCTTTGCCAGCAGATCATTACGAACATGGCCATGCTTGATGCGCCGCAAGAGGCCTATCATAGATTTGGCCTGCAACCACCGGGAGACGAGCAAGGATGA
- a CDS encoding TAXI family TRAP transporter solute-binding subunit: protein MFKNGAVALAAVASLTLGSQLSLAKELVKAQTASPGSGAYVATVAFDKVATAHTDYQLQIDASQTLTKSMIGLAEGKILIAPMPVAAVGHMQNKRAMYSKMDNAAELAANLRSVFSYEAGIYHFLAQGDLGLKTLADVKGKKIYLGPPSGAASATSVRILKAGLGYEDGADYEGVKLGWPQGGQAFADGQVDVYARPAPTGSSIVQQFGSNRTFTLLGLSQEQVDQAGGKLALKGQNVAVIPRGTYSGQTNSDEDVLGLAFWHVMGASASADEQMIYDMTKAMWENMDEFYAVAPVLRSVTKDTVFSQMIAPLHAGAYRYYKEAGFDIPANLIPADAK, encoded by the coding sequence ATGTTCAAAAATGGTGCGGTGGCGCTGGCCGCGGTTGCGTCTCTGACCCTTGGTTCACAGTTGTCATTGGCCAAGGAACTGGTGAAGGCTCAAACCGCGAGTCCGGGAAGCGGAGCCTATGTGGCAACCGTTGCCTTCGACAAGGTGGCGACAGCACATACTGATTATCAGCTGCAGATCGACGCATCACAGACCCTGACCAAATCCATGATAGGACTTGCCGAGGGCAAGATCCTGATCGCGCCGATGCCGGTGGCCGCCGTGGGTCACATGCAGAACAAGCGCGCCATGTATTCGAAGATGGACAATGCCGCCGAGCTTGCCGCCAATCTGCGTTCGGTTTTCAGCTATGAGGCCGGCATCTATCACTTCCTGGCCCAGGGCGATCTTGGCCTGAAAACGCTGGCCGATGTGAAGGGTAAGAAAATATACCTTGGTCCCCCTTCAGGTGCCGCAAGCGCGACCTCTGTCAGAATTCTGAAAGCAGGTCTTGGATATGAGGATGGCGCTGACTACGAGGGGGTCAAGCTCGGCTGGCCACAGGGTGGCCAGGCTTTTGCAGATGGTCAAGTCGATGTTTATGCACGGCCAGCACCGACAGGAAGTTCCATTGTCCAGCAGTTTGGAAGCAACCGCACATTCACCCTTCTTGGCCTAAGCCAGGAACAGGTAGACCAGGCTGGAGGCAAGCTTGCCCTCAAGGGACAGAATGTCGCGGTCATCCCGCGCGGCACCTATTCCGGCCAGACCAACAGCGATGAAGATGTCCTGGGGTTGGCTTTCTGGCATGTAATGGGCGCATCCGCTTCGGCCGATGAGCAGATGATCTATGACATGACGAAAGCCATGTGGGAAAACATGGACGAATTCTATGCTGTTGCTCCAGTGCTGCGTTCAGTGACGAAGGACACGGTTTTCTCGCAGATGATCGCGCCTCTCCATGCCGGCGCATACAGATACTACAAGGAGGCCGGCTTTGATATTCCGGCCAACCTGATCCCGGCTGACGCAAAGTAA
- the betC gene encoding choline-sulfatase, with amino-acid sequence MTQQPNILMIMADQLAAQALSLYGNRVCKTPNLERLASEGVTFCNHYSNNPLCVPSRASMLTGKHSPEIRVYDNANEIPSSLPTMAHFMRALGYQTFLSGKMHFIGPDQLHGFEERLTTDVYPADYQWIADWSAGPAFVPSGTALNGVVEAGPCVRTMQEDYDDDVEFQARRKIFDIARQEDAKPFFGVVSFTSPHTPFNVAQQYWDLYEHEEIGLPDVPAIPFAELDYFSKSLFFAHGRHRHTVTEEHLRKTRHAYFAMISYLDEKIGRLLDQLEDTGLRENTIVMFTSDHGEMLGERGMWFKQCFWEWSARVPLIVSVPGGQRGARVEANSSLVDLAPTLIDLGGGAADLPDELIAGLAGNSITALLDGDDRNWPDIAISDYLAIGPCVPCRMVRKGRYKYFFTYGQPDLLFDLVADPHELQNLATDPMHAKALEDLRGIALQGYDPEALMAEVIASQQRRRFIATTPGTTPPWDYVAYQGDAERYVRRDGVDATKSRLRLPRIAPVMPDMPELSAETIDRMMRGEMDFPA; translated from the coding sequence ATGACACAACAACCCAATATCCTGATGATCATGGCCGACCAGCTGGCTGCGCAGGCTCTGTCCCTTTATGGCAACAGGGTCTGCAAAACCCCAAACCTCGAACGCCTTGCCTCAGAGGGTGTCACCTTTTGCAACCATTACTCCAACAACCCACTGTGTGTTCCCAGCCGCGCCTCCATGCTGACCGGCAAACACAGCCCGGAAATCCGGGTGTATGACAACGCCAACGAGATACCCTCCTCATTACCGACGATGGCGCATTTCATGCGCGCGCTCGGCTATCAGACCTTTCTGTCCGGGAAGATGCATTTCATCGGCCCCGACCAGTTGCATGGCTTCGAGGAACGCCTGACAACAGACGTCTATCCTGCAGATTACCAGTGGATCGCCGACTGGTCGGCAGGCCCTGCCTTTGTTCCTTCAGGAACCGCGCTCAACGGCGTTGTCGAGGCGGGTCCCTGTGTGCGCACCATGCAGGAGGATTATGATGATGATGTCGAGTTCCAAGCGCGCCGCAAGATTTTCGATATTGCGAGGCAGGAGGATGCAAAGCCATTTTTCGGCGTGGTTTCATTTACCAGCCCCCACACACCGTTCAATGTCGCGCAGCAATATTGGGATCTCTATGAACATGAGGAAATCGGTCTTCCCGATGTGCCGGCAATCCCCTTTGCCGAACTCGATTATTTTTCAAAATCTCTGTTTTTTGCCCATGGGCGGCACCGGCATACTGTAACCGAGGAACATCTGCGCAAGACCCGCCACGCCTATTTTGCGATGATCTCCTATCTTGATGAGAAAATCGGCAGGCTGCTCGACCAGCTCGAGGACACAGGCCTTCGCGAGAACACGATAGTCATGTTTACGTCGGACCATGGCGAAATGCTGGGTGAGCGTGGCATGTGGTTCAAACAGTGTTTTTGGGAATGGTCCGCCAGGGTACCACTGATTGTGTCTGTGCCGGGTGGGCAACGTGGCGCGCGGGTGGAGGCCAACAGCTCACTTGTCGATCTCGCGCCGACCTTGATTGATCTTGGTGGCGGCGCGGCAGACTTGCCGGATGAGTTGATTGCCGGGCTGGCGGGCAATTCAATCACGGCGCTGCTGGATGGAGATGACAGGAACTGGCCAGATATCGCAATCAGCGACTATCTGGCGATTGGACCATGCGTGCCCTGCCGCATGGTCAGGAAAGGGCGTTACAAATATTTCTTTACCTATGGGCAGCCTGATTTGCTGTTCGACCTGGTGGCCGACCCGCACGAGCTTCAGAATCTCGCCACCGATCCCATGCATGCCAAGGCCCTTGAGGATCTTCGTGGGATTGCATTGCAGGGTTATGATCCGGAAGCGCTGATGGCCGAGGTGATTGCCAGCCAGCAGCGGCGTCGTTTCATCGCCACGACACCCGGAACAACACCGCCGTGGGACTATGTGGCCTATCAGGGTGATGCGGAACGCTATGTTCGCCGTGACGGGGTTGATGCTACGAAGTCGCGTTTGCGCCTGCCGCGCATTGCCCCTGTGATGCCGGATATGCCGGAACTTTCGGCAGAGACCATTGACAGAATGATGCGCGGCGAAATGGATTTTCCAGCCTGA
- the betC gene encoding choline-sulfatase — MSKQPNILVIMVDELAPQFMPDYGHHVVQTPNISRLAARGTVFDNAYTSSPLCAPARASFMTGRLCPDINAYDNGAELPASVPTIAHFLRSLGYQTSLIGKMHFIGPDQLHGFEERLTTDIYPANFSWTANWNASLTEPSPAGATVRPVLEAGPCIRSMQMDYDDEVSNKSVQKLYDLARNGESDKPFFVVSSFTHPHPPFTIHQKYWDMYDHDEIDLPKIEEIPLEQKDAGSQYLYFSHQYNSYPINEEDLRNARHAYYAMISYTDALIGRLLDTLEETGLDDNTVVVFVSDHGEMLGERGMWYKMSMFEHSVRVPMIFSGTGIASGRDGDNTSLIDIVPTLIELAGGKVEDMPVKLAGRSLKRAVVGDCSDMRGRDGEDAAVVSDFSAGGAPGPVRMVKQGSYKLIMTYGYEPLLFNLEEDPQELNNLAEDPAHAKRLADLQAIALQNYDPGEYDARIRQSQRERIFLRGLSEESETDPNWAFVAQPGDADRFVRGGGLKKGAHATKARYQFPKKSPATPTPNAELDPSIIPPPRIQR; from the coding sequence ATGAGCAAGCAGCCGAACATTCTCGTAATTATGGTTGACGAACTCGCGCCGCAGTTCATGCCAGATTATGGCCATCATGTAGTGCAGACACCAAATATCTCGAGGCTTGCTGCACGCGGCACCGTGTTTGACAATGCCTATACAAGCTCACCCCTGTGTGCGCCGGCAAGAGCGTCGTTTATGACAGGCAGGCTCTGCCCCGATATCAACGCCTATGACAATGGCGCTGAATTGCCTGCATCAGTGCCTACAATTGCGCATTTTCTCCGATCCCTTGGCTACCAGACGTCACTCATCGGCAAGATGCACTTTATCGGTCCGGATCAACTCCATGGTTTTGAAGAGCGTCTGACGACCGACATTTATCCAGCAAATTTTTCATGGACGGCAAACTGGAATGCCAGCCTTACCGAGCCCAGCCCTGCAGGCGCGACCGTCAGGCCTGTTCTTGAAGCCGGCCCCTGTATTCGCTCGATGCAGATGGATTATGACGACGAGGTTTCAAACAAGTCTGTTCAGAAGCTCTATGACCTGGCGCGCAACGGTGAAAGCGACAAGCCCTTCTTTGTAGTGTCCTCTTTCACACATCCGCATCCTCCCTTCACCATTCATCAAAAATACTGGGATATGTATGATCACGATGAAATCGATCTGCCGAAGATTGAGGAAATCCCGCTCGAGCAAAAGGATGCAGGCAGCCAATATCTCTATTTCTCGCACCAGTACAATAGCTATCCGATCAACGAGGAAGACCTCAGGAACGCAAGACACGCCTATTATGCGATGATCTCCTACACCGATGCCCTGATCGGCAGACTGCTCGATACGCTTGAGGAAACCGGACTGGATGACAATACGGTCGTGGTTTTTGTATCAGATCATGGTGAAATGCTTGGTGAGCGTGGCATGTGGTACAAGATGTCCATGTTCGAACATTCGGTTCGTGTCCCGATGATCTTTTCCGGCACCGGCATTGCCAGCGGACGCGATGGGGACAACACGTCACTCATCGATATCGTGCCGACACTCATCGAGCTGGCCGGTGGCAAGGTCGAGGATATGCCGGTAAAGCTCGCTGGCCGATCTTTGAAGCGGGCGGTTGTCGGCGATTGCTCCGATATGCGTGGTCGCGATGGCGAGGATGCCGCAGTTGTTTCCGACTTCTCTGCAGGCGGCGCTCCAGGTCCAGTTCGCATGGTAAAGCAGGGGTCATACAAGCTCATCATGACCTACGGCTATGAGCCGCTGCTCTTCAATCTGGAAGAAGATCCGCAGGAGTTGAACAATCTGGCCGAGGATCCGGCGCATGCCAAGAGGCTGGCGGACCTTCAGGCTATCGCACTACAGAACTATGATCCCGGCGAATATGATGCACGGATCAGGCAAAGCCAGAGGGAGCGCATTTTCCTGCGTGGCCTCTCCGAGGAATCGGAAACTGATCCCAACTGGGCCTTCGTCGCGCAGCCTGGAGACGCAGACCGGTTTGTCCGTGGAGGTGGTCTGAAGAAGGGGGCCCACGCTACCAAGGCGCGCTATCAGTTTCCCAAAAAGTCCCCCGCCACGCCGACACCGAATGCCGAACTAGATCCTTCGATTATTCCCCCACCCCGGATCCAGCGATAG
- a CDS encoding LacI family DNA-binding transcriptional regulator, with the protein MTNQNKATVNLKEIARLANAHVSTVSRVLRNDPSQRVGQEMRERIHAIAKDLGYSPNIHARSLRSKKSREICILFPQVDNPAFIPMVEGASSACRARGYFPYIYFTAKGEPIESVLADLHSMGHFGGFLAVTFDNNEILLKTSRTVGRNLVLLNTRAEGGDVNCVWLNTYKAMVMLTEHLLAQGHRNIGYISGERGGFNADERFRGFLDAHEKFGVQPHEEVLFHAGYDYAVGEDSMRRILASGVPCSAVIVSMLTCAAGAYSVLQRKNLVIGRDMAMATLHRGVLTDALGLTHVRLPTFEVGFEGTNALLDIIEEKRGHVQIQLEPLELVARKSTTFPYEAKH; encoded by the coding sequence ATGACCAATCAGAATAAAGCGACGGTAAACCTCAAGGAAATCGCGAGGCTGGCGAACGCGCATGTTTCGACTGTGTCGCGGGTTTTGCGCAATGATCCTTCGCAAAGGGTCGGCCAGGAAATGCGCGAGCGGATCCACGCCATCGCCAAGGATCTGGGCTATTCACCCAATATTCATGCCAGAAGCCTGCGGTCCAAGAAGAGCCGCGAAATATGTATCCTGTTTCCACAGGTCGACAACCCGGCCTTCATTCCGATGGTGGAGGGAGCATCCAGCGCCTGCCGGGCCAGGGGGTACTTCCCCTATATCTATTTTACCGCAAAGGGTGAGCCGATTGAGAGTGTGCTGGCTGATTTGCACAGCATGGGCCATTTTGGCGGTTTTCTTGCGGTGACTTTTGACAATAACGAAATCCTGCTGAAGACATCGCGGACTGTCGGCAGAAATCTGGTGTTGCTGAACACCCGTGCCGAGGGGGGTGATGTCAACTGTGTCTGGCTGAATACCTACAAGGCAATGGTCATGCTGACTGAACATTTGCTGGCGCAGGGGCATCGCAATATAGGCTACATCAGTGGCGAGCGTGGCGGGTTCAATGCTGATGAGCGCTTCCGCGGCTTTCTCGACGCGCATGAAAAGTTTGGTGTTCAACCACATGAGGAAGTGCTGTTTCACGCCGGATATGACTATGCCGTTGGCGAGGATTCCATGCGTCGGATCTTGGCTTCTGGCGTGCCATGCTCTGCGGTCATCGTGTCCATGCTGACCTGTGCGGCCGGCGCCTACAGCGTTCTACAGCGCAAAAATCTTGTGATTGGCCGTGATATGGCGATGGCCACACTGCATCGCGGTGTTCTGACAGATGCGCTGGGTCTCACCCATGTTCGCCTTCCCACGTTTGAGGTCGGGTTCGAGGGCACGAACGCACTGCTTGACATCATCGAGGAGAAGCGAGGGCATGTTCAGATCCAGCTCGAACCCCTTGAACTGGTTGCCCGCAAATCGACGACCTTTCCCTATGAGGCAAAGCATTAG
- a CDS encoding NAD-dependent succinate-semialdehyde dehydrogenase codes for MSYPDLKMLIAGEWTDGSSGKNEPVICPADGSTIGTLPHASPADLDAALQSSLDGFNVWRKMTPHSRQDIMEKAARLLDERFEDISANLTREMGKPIGESRIELRVAIDLLRWYAEEGKRVYGRIIPSRFPNMQHEARKEPVGPVVAFVAWNFPATNTMRKVAGALAAGCSITIKPSEETPATAIAIGRALTDAGLPAGVLNIVFGVPPEVSEHLLASPIPRKLSFTGSVPVGIHLQQLAARNMIRCTMELGGHSPVMVFEDCDIEAAAKLCAAGKFRNAGQVCISPTRFFVQESIHDRFLALFKEQVEAVKVGDGLDENMNMGPLVAERRIDIMDGFVSDAVSKGAELLVGGSRIQSEGSFFAPTLLQEVPDTARIMSEEPFGPIAPTARFSSLEEVIDRANSLPFGLAAYAFTRSAKTAGVLKKEIEAGMLAINSLHVHSVETPFGGLKFSGYGHEGGIEGLEVFLATRYSSEIYS; via the coding sequence ATGTCCTATCCAGATTTGAAGATGCTTATCGCCGGCGAATGGACCGACGGCAGTTCAGGCAAGAATGAACCGGTTATTTGTCCGGCAGATGGCAGCACCATAGGGACCCTGCCTCATGCCAGCCCGGCCGATCTTGATGCAGCTTTGCAGAGCAGCCTTGACGGGTTCAATGTCTGGCGAAAGATGACGCCGCACAGCCGCCAGGACATCATGGAAAAGGCAGCACGTCTACTCGATGAAAGGTTCGAGGATATCAGCGCCAATCTGACGCGTGAAATGGGCAAGCCGATCGGTGAATCCCGGATCGAGCTTCGCGTCGCGATCGATCTGTTGCGCTGGTATGCCGAGGAAGGAAAGCGGGTCTATGGCCGGATTATCCCATCACGCTTTCCGAACATGCAGCATGAGGCCCGAAAGGAACCAGTCGGGCCCGTGGTGGCCTTTGTTGCCTGGAATTTTCCAGCGACCAATACCATGCGCAAGGTGGCGGGCGCTCTGGCCGCCGGCTGTTCCATCACCATCAAGCCAAGCGAGGAAACCCCGGCAACGGCCATCGCCATTGGCCGTGCGCTGACGGATGCAGGCCTGCCTGCCGGTGTTCTGAATATCGTTTTTGGCGTGCCGCCGGAAGTCTCGGAGCATCTTCTCGCCTCCCCGATCCCGCGCAAGCTCAGCTTCACAGGAAGCGTTCCCGTTGGCATCCATCTGCAGCAACTGGCGGCGCGGAACATGATCCGCTGCACCATGGAACTTGGCGGTCATTCACCGGTGATGGTCTTTGAGGATTGCGACATTGAGGCGGCCGCAAAACTCTGCGCAGCCGGCAAGTTTCGCAATGCCGGGCAGGTCTGTATTTCACCGACACGGTTTTTTGTTCAGGAGAGTATCCATGACAGGTTCCTGGCCCTGTTCAAGGAACAGGTTGAGGCGGTAAAGGTTGGTGACGGCCTTGATGAGAATATGAATATGGGCCCGCTGGTGGCAGAACGCCGTATCGACATCATGGATGGATTTGTCTCGGATGCCGTCAGCAAGGGTGCCGAACTTCTGGTTGGCGGATCCCGCATCCAGAGCGAGGGAAGCTTCTTTGCTCCGACATTGCTTCAGGAGGTACCGGACACGGCAAGGATCATGAGCGAAGAGCCGTTTGGACCCATTGCGCCCACCGCCCGCTTCTCGTCACTTGAAGAGGTGATCGACAGGGCCAACAGCCTGCCGTTCGGACTGGCCGCCTATGCTTTTACCAGAAGTGCGAAAACTGCCGGTGTTCTGAAAAAGGAGATCGAAGCCGGCATGCTGGCCATCAATTCACTGCATGTGCATTCAGTGGAAACGCCTTTTGGTGGCCTGAAATTCAGCGGCTATGGACATGAAGGCGGCATCGAGGGCCTGGAAGTGTTTCTTGCCACCCGATATTCAAGCGAGATCTACAGCTAA
- a CDS encoding TRAP transporter permease, which translates to MALVLGAFSLAIASIAIYAAGFGIFSQNEYVATCLFLSVGISFFLFPSTNRWIAQHKPLRFLVDGALMLIATAALVNFIMVQNEIETGFYSLTGLDHWLGVVGILVLLEFARRIWGLPLFIIAALSVVYLFVGPYLPSIFKHTGFTIEELSESIWYGYSGIFGNVTLIVISVVWIFVVLGNLLEGTGAGKALLNISMFLTSRTRGGPAHAAIVASSLFGTMSGSTVANVVGTGTFTIPLTKERGFKPEFAGGIEATASSGGQIVPPIMGAAAFLMAELTEISYLTIAIAAIVPAFLYYLSLFISVVIEAKKSKIEVDQSRTFSVTRQTMLDALMFVAPIVVIITVLVIGRSAPNAGFFGIITAFIFGFINPELRKDPLRILRSFQKAGEAGGKLLVAIAAIGIIVGVVNMTGVGLRFANLILGVSENSLFLALFFSMLGALVLGMGMPTLPAYLIIVLIMGPAIENFDIPLLLAHLFIFYYGVASSITPPVALAAYAAAPIAGSKPLATAVMAIRLGFAKFLIPFIFVYYPCIIFSEYFDLLDAAVVFPRVIMMIWLVSTALARFDQKPMTIVESLLRFAIGIGLLFTLPIIHWACFVAGAILIGRSAGLFGARASAAS; encoded by the coding sequence ATGGCGCTTGTCCTTGGGGCCTTCAGCCTTGCAATTGCCAGTATCGCGATCTACGCGGCTGGCTTTGGCATCTTTAGCCAGAACGAATATGTGGCCACATGTCTTTTCCTGAGTGTAGGCATCTCATTCTTCCTGTTCCCGTCGACAAATCGGTGGATTGCCCAACACAAGCCGTTGAGGTTTTTGGTCGATGGTGCCCTGATGCTGATTGCCACCGCCGCACTCGTCAATTTCATCATGGTGCAGAATGAAATTGAAACCGGTTTCTACAGTCTGACCGGTCTTGATCATTGGCTTGGCGTGGTCGGCATATTGGTGCTGCTTGAATTTGCACGCCGGATCTGGGGACTGCCTCTTTTCATCATTGCCGCTCTCAGCGTTGTCTATCTGTTTGTAGGGCCCTATCTGCCGTCAATCTTCAAACATACCGGGTTCACGATTGAAGAACTTTCAGAGAGTATCTGGTACGGATATTCAGGCATCTTCGGAAATGTGACCCTCATTGTCATTAGCGTCGTCTGGATCTTTGTCGTTCTCGGAAACCTTCTCGAAGGCACCGGTGCCGGCAAGGCGTTGCTGAACATTTCGATGTTCCTGACCTCGCGGACACGGGGCGGCCCGGCACATGCAGCGATTGTCGCCTCCAGCCTGTTCGGCACGATGAGCGGCAGCACCGTAGCGAATGTCGTTGGCACAGGCACTTTCACAATCCCGCTTACCAAGGAGCGCGGTTTCAAGCCTGAATTTGCCGGCGGTATTGAGGCAACAGCCTCAAGCGGCGGTCAGATTGTTCCACCTATCATGGGTGCGGCTGCGTTCCTGATGGCAGAGCTGACAGAGATTTCCTATCTGACGATCGCCATCGCCGCGATTGTGCCGGCCTTCCTTTATTATCTGAGCCTTTTCATCAGTGTTGTCATTGAGGCCAAGAAGTCCAAGATCGAGGTCGATCAATCCAGAACATTCAGTGTGACACGTCAAACCATGCTCGATGCCTTGATGTTTGTCGCGCCTATTGTCGTCATTATCACTGTTCTGGTGATCGGCCGGTCCGCACCCAATGCAGGGTTCTTTGGCATCATAACGGCTTTCATTTTTGGCTTCATCAACCCCGAGCTTCGCAAGGACCCGCTTCGTATTCTGCGCAGCTTTCAAAAGGCTGGCGAGGCTGGCGGTAAACTGCTGGTCGCCATTGCAGCCATCGGTATCATTGTCGGCGTGGTGAATATGACCGGTGTCGGGCTACGGTTCGCCAATCTCATTCTGGGAGTGAGTGAGAACAGCCTGTTTCTTGCCCTGTTCTTCTCGATGCTCGGCGCTCTGGTTCTGGGCATGGGCATGCCGACATTGCCCGCCTATCTGATTATCGTGCTGATCATGGGGCCGGCCATCGAGAATTTCGATATCCCGCTCCTGCTGGCGCATCTGTTCATTTTCTATTACGGCGTAGCGTCTTCGATCACCCCACCGGTGGCACTGGCAGCTTATGCGGCGGCGCCGATCGCGGGCTCAAAACCGCTTGCCACAGCCGTGATGGCGATCCGCCTTGGGTTTGCAAAGTTTCTGATCCCCTTCATCTTTGTGTATTATCCCTGCATTATCTTCTCTGAATATTTTGATCTGCTCGACGCTGCAGTTGTCTTTCCGCGAGTGATCATGATGATCTGGCTTGTCAGTACCGCCCTCGCCAGATTTGACCAGAAACCGATGACAATCGTCGAAAGCCTGCTCCGCTTTGCGATCGGCATCGGCCTGCTATTTACCCTGCCGATAATCCATTGGGCGTGCTTTGTGGCCGGGGCCATCCTGATTGGCCGCTCGGCAGGCCTGTTCGGCGCCAGAGCCTCAGCAGCTTCCTGA